ACAAAAGAAGATGAATATGATGATAGATTAATTTTGGGTAAAAAGTCTGAAAAAACATCAGAAGACCTAATCGATGCAATAAAAGAAAAAGCTCCAAAAACTTTAGCTCATTTGGCTTTAAGTTCTTTAGAAAAAGGCGAAGAAGATAAATGGTTTGGGGTTGATGCTCTTGGCGTGCTAAAGGCAGATGTGGATGATTTAGCTTTGTTGTTTGCGTGTGGTTTGCCAAAAGAACGATTTACTATCTCTAGGCTCTATGCTTTAAGTTCGCAGTTTAACAACTTTTTTGCCTTTTATTTGCCGTATGTTTTACGTTCTTCTAGAAATTTTAACTCTATTTATACTGTATTTGCAGGAGGAGATGATTTATTTTTGCTTGGTCCGTGGGATAAAATAATAGATTTTGCTGATTTTATTTATGATAAATTCAACCATTATGTTTGTGAAAATAAAGAGGTACATTTTTCAGCAGGAATTTCTTTTGTAAGGGCAAATATGCCAGTAGATATTTTTGCCCAATATGTTGAAGAGAATCTTGAATTGGCTAAAAATGGCGGCAAAAATAGTGTTACCATGTTTAAGAGGGTCGTTGGCTGGAAACAATTTGAGGAAGTATTGAATTTACGAGGAGAGATTAAGCACCTATTATCATTGAAGTATTTAACCAAAGCAACACTATATAAATTGAACGAATTGATAGAGATGGCTGAAAAAGAAAAAAAATTAATGCAGAAGGCTAAAATTAATATTAAAGATATACATAATCTAAAATGGAGAGCACTTTTGAGTTATGTATTGGCGAGGAATGTAAGAGCGGATGATAAAGAAGTTGTAGAAAATATAGTGTTGCGTTTTGCGCAGATAATAGAACAATATAGAGGTGACTTAATAATTCCATTATGGTATGTTTTGTATAAACAAAGAAGGTATAATTAGATAAAGGAGGAGAATATGGATAAAATTAAACTAAGAAATGATGATGGTAGTATTAATTATTTGGCATTTTCTGAGATAGCAGAAAAGAAGGCAGAATTAATAGATAGAGTAGCGTTAAGAAATAAAAAAGGAGATAAACAAAATAATAAATCATCACAACTTAGAAAATTTTATGATGAACTTTTTAAAATAAATCAAAGAGGTATGAATTATAACAATAATGAATGGCAAAAAATTATTTTACCTCAGCTACATATGCTTATACCTAAAGCAGTTTATGCCCAGGGTAGAAAATTAGTTACTCATCACTTTGTGGATATGATTAAAAATTTGATCACTCAAGTAAAAACTAAAGACGATTTACAATTAGCAGTAGATTTTTTTGAGGCATTTATTGGTTTTTATAGAATTTATAGAGAAAAATAGGAGGTTGAAAAGATGAAATCAATGAAGCTTATAGGTATAGAAGAAATTACAGGTAAAGTGGCTTTAAAAACTGGCCTTCATATTGGCGCTGGTGATGTGGAAATGCATATTGGCGGAACAGATAATCCTGTAGTTAAGCATCCTTTTACTAACGAGCCTTATATCCCTGGCTCATCATTAAAGGGAAAAGTACGTTCTCTTTTGGAGTTAAGAAGTGGGCTTATGGGTGTTACTAAAGGGTCTCCAGTATCTGTAAAAGATTTAAGAGGCAATAATATTTCCTTAGAGCAAAAGGAATGGGGTAAAAAAATTATTAAACTTTTTGGTGCTAGTGGAGCAGATGCAGATGATTTAAGAGAGTATGGCCCTGCTAGGGTATCTTTTTCTGATTGTTTTTTTACTGAAGATGTGCGTCAGAAAATAAAGAGTGGTGAAATGGTGGCAACAGAAATTAAAGCAGAAAACTCTATTGATAGAATTTCTAGCACTGCTAAAAATCCACGTTTTACAGAAAGAGTCCCTGCTAATATAGAATTTGAGTTTAAAATTACTTTAAAGAAATTTGCAGGAGATGAGGACGAGTTAGAAGATTTACTTTTTCAAGGATTAAGACTTTTGGAATTGGATGCTTTAGGTGGTA
The Desulfonauticus submarinus genome window above contains:
- the csm2 gene encoding type III-A CRISPR-associated protein Csm2, with product MDKIKLRNDDGSINYLAFSEIAEKKAELIDRVALRNKKGDKQNNKSSQLRKFYDELFKINQRGMNYNNNEWQKIILPQLHMLIPKAVYAQGRKLVTHHFVDMIKNLITQVKTKDDLQLAVDFFEAFIGFYRIYREK
- the csm3 gene encoding type III-A CRISPR-associated RAMP protein Csm3, which codes for MKSMKLIGIEEITGKVALKTGLHIGAGDVEMHIGGTDNPVVKHPFTNEPYIPGSSLKGKVRSLLELRSGLMGVTKGSPVSVKDLRGNNISLEQKEWGKKIIKLFGASGADADDLREYGPARVSFSDCFFTEDVRQKIKSGEMVATEIKAENSIDRISSTAKNPRFTERVPANIEFEFKITLKKFAGDEDELEDLLFQGLRLLELDALGGSGSRGYGRVEFRFDDPEVEEKFKKSNPF